The Aureispira anguillae genome contains a region encoding:
- a CDS encoding glycerophosphodiester phosphodiesterase family protein, whose amino-acid sequence MFTIHGHRGCRGYLPENTIPAFYKAIDMGCHYLEMDVVVTQDKEILVSHEPWLNHEICQSPDGKPLSPETEKHYNLYQMTYEQIKKIDCGSLGHPRFPQQRPMRTYKPSLRDTIDAMETYTQQNGLLPIAYNIEVKRLPEDDGIFHPNAEEFSTLIIDILREKKVLNRAIFQSFDIECMQVAHQLAPELTLSFLVDNAKSAAENIQELGFMPPIYGPYFQQIDAAMMQYANANNLKVIPWTVNQKADIHRLIEMGVAGLISDYPDRVVQALQALRKK is encoded by the coding sequence ATGTTTACAATACATGGTCATAGGGGATGCCGTGGTTATCTCCCAGAAAACACGATTCCTGCTTTTTACAAAGCAATAGACATGGGCTGTCACTACTTAGAAATGGATGTTGTTGTCACCCAAGACAAAGAAATATTAGTCTCCCACGAACCTTGGTTGAATCATGAGATCTGCCAAAGCCCAGATGGCAAACCGCTTTCTCCCGAAACAGAAAAGCATTATAATTTATACCAAATGACCTATGAGCAAATCAAAAAAATTGATTGTGGTAGTCTAGGGCATCCACGGTTTCCACAGCAACGCCCAATGCGTACTTACAAACCCTCGCTAAGAGATACCATAGATGCCATGGAGACTTATACCCAACAGAATGGGCTGCTTCCTATTGCTTATAATATAGAAGTAAAACGCCTACCTGAAGATGATGGTATTTTTCATCCTAATGCAGAAGAATTTTCGACCCTTATCATCGATATTTTAAGAGAGAAGAAGGTGCTAAATCGAGCTATTTTTCAGTCATTTGACATAGAGTGCATGCAAGTTGCCCACCAACTAGCTCCAGAATTAACCCTCTCCTTTTTAGTAGACAATGCCAAAAGTGCCGCCGAAAACATTCAAGAATTAGGTTTTATGCCCCCTATCTATGGTCCTTATTTTCAGCAAATAGATGCTGCCATGATGCAATATGCCAATGCCAATAACCTAAAAGTTATCCCTTGGACTGTCAACCAAAAAGCAGATATACATCGCCTAATAGAAATGGGCGTTGCTGGCTTGATCTCTGACTATCCAGACCGTGTTGTTCAAGCTCTACAGGCACTCAGAAAAAAATAA
- a CDS encoding agmatinase family protein, giving the protein MLKKFDPNSYAVKNGNFIGLPYTQKVAKVVLLPVPWEATVSYAAGTALGPSNILEASYQLDLVDWDFPNAWETPIFMAPVDPDILALSNKTRALAIQHIDNLEQQKSIDTQLIDTVNFNSTILNNWVYQQSKTLLEAGKRVGLVGGEHSVPLGYLKALSEQYDSFGILQIDAHCDLRKAYEDFTYSHASIFYNALESIPQIQQLTQVAIRDACQEELEYAKKHPERICIYTMPQIRACQYNQNKTYQQLCQEIIATLPQKVYISFDIDGLDPKLCPNTGTPVPGGLEFFEAYYLLQQIAKSGRTIIGFDLCEVGSAAEWDGNVGARILYKLAVLLGHFIND; this is encoded by the coding sequence ATGCTAAAAAAATTTGATCCCAATAGCTATGCTGTTAAAAATGGCAATTTTATAGGATTACCCTATACGCAAAAAGTCGCTAAAGTTGTTTTATTGCCCGTTCCTTGGGAAGCAACGGTTTCTTATGCTGCTGGCACGGCTTTGGGGCCTTCCAATATATTAGAAGCCTCTTACCAGTTAGATTTAGTGGATTGGGATTTTCCTAATGCTTGGGAAACACCAATTTTCATGGCTCCTGTAGACCCTGACATACTAGCCCTAAGTAATAAAACTCGTGCATTAGCCATACAGCACATTGATAATTTAGAACAACAAAAAAGCATTGATACCCAACTAATTGATACTGTCAATTTCAATTCAACGATCTTAAACAATTGGGTATATCAACAAAGTAAAACACTTTTAGAAGCAGGCAAACGAGTTGGGCTAGTTGGTGGAGAACACAGCGTTCCTTTGGGCTATCTAAAAGCACTATCCGAGCAATACGATTCATTTGGTATACTGCAAATTGATGCTCACTGCGACCTAAGAAAAGCCTATGAGGATTTTACCTATTCGCACGCTTCTATTTTCTACAATGCCCTAGAATCAATTCCACAAATTCAACAACTCACCCAAGTAGCCATTCGAGATGCCTGCCAAGAAGAATTAGAGTACGCAAAAAAACATCCAGAACGAATTTGTATTTATACCATGCCTCAAATTAGAGCCTGTCAATACAACCAGAATAAAACCTATCAGCAACTTTGTCAAGAAATTATTGCCACCCTGCCCCAAAAGGTTTATATTAGTTTTGATATAGATGGGCTAGATCCAAAACTCTGTCCCAATACAGGTACCCCTGTTCCAGGAGGTTTAGAATTTTTTGAAGCATACTATTTGCTACAACAAATTGCCAAAAGTGGTCGTACCATTATTGGCTTTGATCTTTGTGAAGTCGGTAGTGCAGCAGAATGGGATGGAAACGTAGGAGCAAGAATCTTGTATAAATTAGCTGTTCTTTTAGGTCACTTTATTAATGATTAG
- the truB gene encoding tRNA pseudouridine(55) synthase TruB, whose protein sequence is MEPEQKYNFKEGATLLIDKPLEWTSFDVVNKVRYALKRALNVRKIKVGHAGTLDPLATGLLILCTGKFTKKIDTYQSLYKVYDGTMRLGATTPSFDAETEINEIFPLENISPKLIQDNIQHFVGEINQVPPMFSAIKVDGQPLYKKARKGQEVKIKSRKVTIHDFKIPEIRFPDLDFEVKCTKGTYIRSLAHEFGQKMNNGAYLTKLRRTQIGEYHLKDAWQLEDLIAHIRDNYTPEENA, encoded by the coding sequence ATGGAACCTGAGCAGAAATACAATTTTAAAGAAGGAGCAACATTATTAATTGACAAACCATTGGAATGGACTTCTTTTGATGTTGTGAACAAAGTTCGTTATGCCTTAAAGAGGGCTTTGAATGTTCGTAAAATAAAAGTGGGTCATGCTGGGACACTAGATCCTTTGGCAACGGGCTTATTAATTCTTTGCACAGGAAAATTTACCAAAAAAATTGATACTTACCAGAGTTTATATAAAGTTTACGATGGCACCATGCGTCTAGGAGCGACAACGCCTTCTTTTGATGCCGAAACAGAAATAAATGAAATCTTTCCTTTAGAAAATATCAGCCCCAAACTTATCCAAGATAATATTCAACACTTTGTGGGAGAAATCAACCAAGTGCCTCCTATGTTTTCAGCAATAAAGGTGGATGGTCAACCGCTTTATAAAAAAGCGAGAAAGGGACAGGAAGTAAAAATAAAATCTAGAAAGGTAACCATACATGATTTTAAAATACCTGAAATTCGTTTTCCCGATTTAGATTTTGAAGTAAAATGCACCAAAGGCACTTATATTCGCTCTTTAGCACACGAATTTGGTCAAAAAATGAACAATGGAGCTTATTTGACTAAGTTAAGACGAACGCAAATTGGCGAATATCACCTCAAAGATGCTTGGCAACTAGAGGATTTAATTGCTCATATTCGGGATAATTATACACCAGAGGAAAACGCTTAG
- a CDS encoding DNA gyrase/topoisomerase IV subunit A, giving the protein MEENNKNLEDNLEENEIDAAKVIQVDVIEDMYKDYFLDYASYVILERAIPTSQDGLKPVQRRILHSMFLMNDGRFHKVANVIGQTMQFHPHGDAAIGDALVHIGQKDLMIDCQGNWGDVRTGDRAAAPRYIEARLSKFALDIAFNPKTTNFQFSYDGRKKEPIMLPMKFPLLLAQGVEGIAVGLSTKILPHNFVELIKASISLLKGKKVQIFPDFNTGGLADFSNYNGGKRGGKVRVRAKINILDKKRLTVTEIPYGTTTTGIIDSIIKANNKSKIKIKKVVDNTAADVEILIELPSGASPDVTMDALYAFTDCEVSISPNACTINGDTPVFTTVEELLQICTDQTQFLLEWELKNRKKELEDRWHQASLEKIFIEHKIYQDIEECESWEEVLAAVDNGLKPHIKHLMRAVIEEDLVRLTEIKIKRISKYNKFKADELLKAIEEELEEVKYHLAHIVEYTINYYSELLKKHGKGRERKTEITNFGTINAASVVINNAKLYINRKEGFIGYGSSLKKDEFISECSDIDNVIVFYKDGSYKVVKIADKVFVGKNPMHVAVWKKGDKRMTYNMIYADLDKGINYAKRFNVSAITREKQYPVATNITKSKVLHFSVNPNGEAETVAVLLTQSCSAKKKEFEYSFADLAVKGRSSRGNTITKYPIKKIKVTQQGTSTLGAIKVWYDDTTGRINSSAYGKYIGAFEEEDKIIALYQDGSYELTNYELTNRFDPKTLIALKKWDKDMVISSIHYDGERKATYVKRFKVETNSLNQKFNFLPNDYVSTKLLFGSLYPSPVVEYKVRAGRSKSIEGELTLTDFIDIKGWKSLGNKLSDSKLISVKPIHKEIELTEEMDDAKAKEKAANSNETADPQNTLF; this is encoded by the coding sequence ATGGAAGAAAACAACAAAAACTTAGAAGATAATTTAGAAGAAAACGAAATTGATGCCGCCAAAGTAATTCAAGTAGATGTCATTGAAGATATGTACAAAGATTATTTTCTAGATTATGCCTCCTATGTCATTTTAGAACGGGCTATTCCTACTTCACAAGATGGACTAAAACCTGTTCAACGTCGGATTTTACACTCTATGTTTTTGATGAATGATGGTCGTTTTCATAAGGTAGCGAACGTTATTGGGCAAACAATGCAATTTCACCCGCACGGGGATGCAGCGATTGGAGATGCTTTAGTTCATATAGGGCAAAAAGATTTGATGATTGATTGTCAAGGTAACTGGGGAGATGTTCGAACAGGAGATCGAGCTGCTGCTCCTCGTTACATAGAGGCTCGTTTGTCTAAATTTGCCTTAGATATAGCATTTAATCCCAAAACAACTAATTTTCAATTTTCTTACGATGGTCGAAAGAAAGAGCCCATCATGCTTCCTATGAAATTTCCTTTGCTATTGGCTCAGGGGGTAGAAGGGATTGCAGTAGGACTTTCTACCAAAATATTGCCGCACAACTTTGTAGAATTAATTAAAGCTTCCATCTCACTGCTAAAAGGAAAAAAGGTTCAGATTTTTCCAGACTTTAACACAGGAGGCTTGGCTGATTTTTCTAACTATAATGGTGGGAAACGTGGAGGAAAAGTAAGGGTTCGTGCCAAAATCAATATTCTTGACAAAAAGCGGTTAACGGTTACTGAAATTCCGTATGGTACAACAACAACAGGAATTATTGACAGTATTATAAAAGCCAATAACAAGAGTAAAATCAAGATAAAAAAAGTAGTAGACAATACTGCCGCAGATGTTGAAATCTTAATTGAATTGCCCTCTGGTGCCTCTCCCGATGTTACAATGGATGCGCTCTATGCTTTTACAGATTGTGAGGTGTCTATCTCCCCGAATGCCTGTACGATTAATGGAGATACTCCTGTTTTTACAACCGTTGAAGAGTTGCTCCAAATCTGTACCGATCAAACTCAATTTTTGTTGGAATGGGAACTGAAGAATCGCAAAAAAGAATTGGAAGATAGATGGCATCAAGCTAGTCTTGAAAAAATCTTTATCGAGCATAAAATTTACCAAGACATCGAAGAATGTGAGTCTTGGGAAGAAGTATTGGCTGCGGTTGATAATGGGCTAAAACCCCATATCAAACACCTTATGCGAGCGGTTATAGAAGAGGACTTAGTTCGACTCACTGAAATTAAAATTAAACGTATTTCTAAATACAATAAATTTAAAGCAGATGAATTGCTTAAAGCAATTGAAGAGGAGTTAGAAGAAGTAAAATATCATTTAGCACACATTGTCGAGTATACGATCAACTACTATAGTGAACTGTTAAAAAAACATGGTAAAGGGAGAGAACGAAAAACAGAAATCACCAATTTTGGTACCATTAACGCCGCTAGCGTTGTTATCAACAATGCCAAACTTTACATCAATAGAAAAGAGGGCTTTATAGGATATGGGAGTTCACTCAAAAAGGATGAATTTATCTCTGAATGCTCTGATATCGACAATGTTATTGTTTTTTACAAAGACGGTAGTTATAAAGTTGTCAAAATTGCTGACAAGGTCTTTGTCGGTAAAAATCCCATGCATGTTGCCGTTTGGAAAAAAGGAGACAAGCGCATGACGTATAATATGATTTATGCCGATTTAGACAAAGGGATTAATTATGCTAAACGATTTAATGTTTCTGCGATTACTAGAGAAAAACAATATCCCGTTGCCACCAATATCACAAAATCTAAAGTCTTGCATTTTTCTGTTAACCCCAATGGAGAAGCAGAAACTGTTGCAGTGCTATTAACACAAAGCTGTAGTGCCAAAAAGAAAGAATTTGAATATAGTTTTGCAGACTTAGCAGTCAAAGGACGTAGCTCTAGAGGCAACACCATTACCAAATATCCAATCAAAAAGATAAAAGTAACACAGCAGGGAACTTCTACCCTAGGCGCTATCAAAGTTTGGTATGACGATACTACTGGACGCATCAATTCTTCTGCTTATGGCAAATATATTGGAGCATTTGAGGAAGAAGACAAAATCATTGCCCTTTATCAGGATGGTTCTTATGAACTAACAAACTATGAACTGACCAATCGATTTGACCCAAAAACATTAATTGCACTTAAGAAATGGGACAAAGATATGGTGATCTCTTCTATTCATTATGATGGAGAACGCAAAGCAACCTATGTCAAGCGATTTAAGGTAGAAACGAATTCACTAAATCAAAAATTCAATTTCTTACCCAATGATTATGTCAGTACTAAATTGTTATTTGGTTCTCTTTATCCTAGTCCTGTTGTAGAATACAAGGTTCGTGCTGGACGATCTAAAAGCATTGAGGGAGAATTGACGCTAACGGACTTTATTGATATAAAAGGATGGAAATCGCTAGGCAATAAATTAAGCGACAGCAAATTAATTAGTGTTAAGCCCATCCATAAAGAAATTGAGTTGACGGAGGAAATGGACGATGCCAAGGCAAAAGAGAAAGCGGCGAATAGCAATGAAACAGCAGATCCGCAAAATACCTTGTTTTAG
- a CDS encoding alpha/beta fold hydrolase encodes MKTQFITTNGISLQVIIAGPKDGEPVFLLHGFPDFWFTWDAQIDVLVTNGFRVIVPNQRGFGESDKPTDIAAYRQLELAKDIIGIADVLGYEQFNLAGHDFGGLVAWSIVTLYPERIKKLVVISAPHLIASLKYRSIRQKLKSWYIVFFQIPYLPERMLKAFDYAMLVRNMPSFLAPELLMRYKKAWGQPQCLRAMLNWYKALIREMKLKEINYGIVTTPTHIIWGKEDSYLEAGLAQLSLDQCTTGKLTVFEETNHWVMYERSMEVSNLLLWHFTAK; translated from the coding sequence ATGAAAACACAATTTATAACTACCAATGGGATTAGTTTGCAAGTAATAATAGCTGGTCCAAAGGATGGCGAACCTGTTTTTTTATTGCATGGATTCCCCGATTTTTGGTTTACATGGGATGCTCAAATTGATGTTTTAGTGACCAATGGATTCCGAGTAATTGTTCCGAATCAAAGAGGTTTTGGAGAAAGTGATAAACCTACTGATATAGCGGCTTATCGACAGCTTGAATTGGCTAAGGATATTATAGGGATCGCTGATGTATTGGGCTATGAACAATTTAATTTGGCAGGGCATGATTTTGGAGGTTTGGTTGCTTGGAGTATTGTAACTTTATACCCAGAACGCATTAAAAAGTTGGTGGTCATCAGTGCACCTCATCTGATTGCGAGCCTAAAATACAGGTCTATTCGCCAAAAACTAAAAAGTTGGTACATTGTTTTTTTTCAAATTCCTTATCTTCCTGAACGAATGCTCAAGGCGTTTGATTATGCCATGTTGGTTCGAAATATGCCCAGTTTTTTAGCCCCTGAATTATTAATGCGTTACAAAAAAGCTTGGGGGCAACCTCAATGTTTGAGGGCTATGCTTAATTGGTACAAGGCTTTGATAAGAGAAATGAAACTCAAGGAAATCAATTATGGAATCGTAACGACTCCTACGCATATTATTTGGGGAAAAGAGGATAGCTATTTAGAGGCTGGTTTGGCTCAATTGAGTTTGGATCAATGTACAACAGGTAAATTAACTGTTTTTGAGGAGACGAATCATTGGGTGATGTACGAACGTTCCATGGAAGTGAGTAATTTGTTACTGTGGCATTTTACAGCTAAATAA